The sequence below is a genomic window from Streptomyces sp. V1I1.
AGGCGACCAGCAGCGGCGCTTGATCACCGGTTGCTCGCCCTTCCGGGCCAGTGCTGACCGCAGCGAACCGCGGCTGCCGACCCCCTTGGGAGACAAGACGTGCGGAGTCCCAGGAGGCTTGAAGGCTCCGCCCGCTCGGGCGGGGCCATCGGTCGCTGACAGAGGCGAGACCGCGGAAACTCCGCCACCCCCGTGCCGATCCGCCCGCGCCATCCACCAGCGATCACGACACGCCTTGGCGGCACGAAGCCTCCAACGACGGCTCCCAACATTGACCTTCATCCCCGTCGCCGCGTCGTGGAAGTCGTCTCAATGGCGATACTGCGACGGGTGCTGCCAGCCAGCGGTGCTGCTCCATGATCCATTCGCCCATCGTGCCTGAGCCGACGCCCCATGTGGGTCATCGGGGCCGTGTCGTTCACGGCCTGGCCCGGCCTACGGTGAGCTGGAGATCGAAGGGGAAAACTCCGTGGAGTGGAAGCATCGCTCAACTGGGCGAAGGTTGCCGTCGCGACGCTGGGCGGCCCGGAGCGGCACGCATCGCTGCGCACGTGCGTGAGCTGCACACCTGCAACGGCCCCGTCCGAGGGGAGGCATCCGCGCCAACAGCCTGCCGCACTGCGGCAGCTTCCGCCTCTGCAGAGCGAGAGCTGGCATGGCAGTGACTTCCGTGTCGTTGTGGGCCGCCTCCGGCTGGGCGAAAGAACCCCTTCCCTGACGTGGAGTCCGTTAGGGCGCGTATCGAGTCGTGATCAATTGGTGGTCCGGGCGAGGTCCTTCACCCAGATCATTGAGGCGCGCAGGTGGAGGCCGGCGAGGTAGCTGTCCGGTGTCTTGTCGTATCGGGTGGCGATCCCTCGCCAGGCCTTGAGCTTGTTGATCAGGCGCTCGACGGTGTTCCTCTCCTTGTAGAGATCGGCGTCGTGGCTGACAGGCCGACCGCCCGCGGAGCCCTTCTTCTTCCGGTTGGCGGTCTGGTCCCTCTTCTCCGGGATCACTGCCTTGATACCGCGTCTGCGCAGGTGGGCCCGGTTGCCGCGGGAGGAGTAGGCCTTGTCCCCGGCGACCGCGTCCGGCCGGGTGCGGGGGCGGCCGACGGGGCCGCGGACCCGTATCTTCCCCAGCACGGGGATGAACTGTGGGCTGTCGGCAGCCTGGCCTGCGGTCAGCACGAACGCCAGCGGGCGGCACTTGCGGTCGGCGGCCAGGTGAACCTTGCTGGTCTGCCCGCCCGGGAGCGTCCAGGAGGGCGGTCTTCAGCCGGAGTTTTCGCCGGCGCCGGATGCGTCGTCGCTCCTCCCGCTCGGATCGATCTCGACCTCCTGTCCGTCTTGTTCTTCGAGACTGCCCCTTTTGACCTGGCCTTCTCCGCCTCGGCGGCAGCCTTCTCCAGTGCGCCGAGGACGTCCTCGCCCAGGTGCATCCCGGCCGCGTCGTGGTGAGCACGCGCGGTGGTGGAGTCGATGCTGACCAGGGACAGGTCCACCTCACCCCGCTTCGCCGCTTCCGCGATCAGACTCTCCAGCAGGGCCTCGAAGACGCCGGCGTCACGCCATTGCCGGAAGCGGTTGTGGACGGTCGACCAGGCACCAAACTCCTCCGGCATCTCCCGCCACTGTCCGCCGGTCCTGAACCGCCAGATCACACCCTCGAACTGCTGCCGTAACCGCTCGGGATACGGGCCGTACTCGCCGATCGGCAGGTACGGCCCGATGAACTCCCACTCCGCGTCCGTCAGTTGCACTCGCGTCACGGAAGAAGATCTACCGGTCCAGGCCTCACCACGAGGGCGAATCGACAGATTGATCACGACCCGATACGCGCCCTAGGGCCAACGGGTCCAACCGGAAGCGACCTGCCCAGTCAGCGCCGGATGCGCCAGGTGCCGTACAGCCCGGCGACTGCCCCGGTGATCACGGAGAAGCCGGCGTTCCCGACCGCGCGGTACACCCCCGCGCACACGCCCAGCAGGGCAACGAGGACCACCATGTCAAGTACCTGGTGCCGCGTCGGCTCAGGCGGCAGCGCCGGCTCCCGGGAGGCGGGGGGCAGTTCGGGCTCGGGCGTCTGGGAGGTTGTGTCGATGTCAGCCATGCCTCCAGCAGACCGCCGCACACCCCCGGGCACCTAGTGATCCGTACGGCCCCGCATAGACCTGGACGTCGCAGGTCACCGGGCTATGCGAACCGGCGCAACGCTGAACGGCCCAAGGCGTTCAGGAACGTTCGGCGGAATCCGTGGACGTTCAGACACTGGGCCCTCTAGTACTCCAGTTGTGCTTCTCCATTTGTCCTGGTCAGCGTGCCTGTTTCGAGTCTAGTGGGCTGACGCTGCATCAGAGCGGTGGTGGTTCGTGACCCACCCGATCGGGGGTGCGTTGAGCCTGCCATGGAGCCGGATATCGAAGCAGGGCTGACCACTGCTTGGCGTGGTGGCGGTGGCCGAGGCGGAGAGCCCGACGCGCAAGCGGCGCCTCGACCCGAACCTGCCCGGTGCGAGCGTCGGACACGTGAAGGTCTCGGCCGGACCCTCGGCTGCGTCGTCTTCGACAAGATGGACGGCACGCCCTACGTCCTGAGCAACTGGCATGTTCTGCACGGGCCCGACGGCGAGCTGGGCGACGACGTCGTGGAGCCCGGCCCGCATGACGACAACCGGATTGCGCAGAATCGCCTGGGCACCCTGAAGCGTTCCCACCTCGGCATGGCTGGTGATTGCTCACGGGCTCGCGTTCAGGTCTGACCTGGTTCTTGTCACGCAACATCAGCCACGATGGGGCCCATGAGTCAACCTGACACCTTCGGTGGACCACAGAAGGCGGCACTCGTGGCGGCCGGTTGGGTCATCGAAAGCACCTCGTACGGCATGGCACCCCACTTCTTCGGGCGCCCCGGCGATCTTCGTTGGGCTGCGGAGATAGTGGCGTATCGAGAAGACCCACAAGGTGGGGTCCATCGACGGTTGCGCCTCGTTGGATGGGCTGCCGACGGACCTGTCGCCCACGAGTACTGGGCAGTGGGCAGGGCGTCTGCGCCGATCACACCCGGGGGCGCCACAGCCGTGAAGCAGGCTCTCTTAGTCATGAACGATGGCCCCGGGCTGGCAGCCGAGGTGGATGTCCACATCGAGACGTCGCACGACGTGCGGATGGACGTGATGTCGCTGGTCCTGGGAAACCCCGTGGCCACGATCTCGGTGTTCACCCTCGCCGGTGCGTTCCTGTCGTCCATGGCGGGGAAGGCAGCCGAAGACGCCTATCAAATCTTGAAGCGCGCACTATCCCGGGCTACACCGGTAGTTCGTGATGGCTCCGCTCAAGACACAACCTGGGCGGTGATCCACGACGTTGAGAACAACTGTGTCATCGAATGTCCGAAGGAGATTCCCGCCGAAGCTGCGGCCCAGCTGGCGCAACTTGCTCGAGAGGGCCTGTCTCAACGCCACATTCGTTGGGACCCCGAGAACCGCAGGTGGCAAGCGGTCGGTTCGATCAGTGGAGAACCGCCTCAGCCCCCGCCAGACGAAAACCCGCCTTCTGAGCCGCCTCGGCCGCCCGACGAGTGACCTCGTGTCAGTTCTTCTGCCGCCAGCCGCGAGACCTGACGGGATTTCCAGGTCGCCCTTCCCCCCTACCAGAATCAGCGGCCAGACCTCAGCGGGGTGTGGGCGGTGCCAGCGTGACGTGTCAGCCGCACGCCGTAGTAAGTAGCCGGAGTCAGGCGTATCCATCACGCAAGCGCGGTCACAACCCACAGGCTGGCCAGATGGAGCGCCGGCTGAAACGCTCGGTCCCAGCACCGCTTTGAAAGGCCACCAGACAGCCGGGAATCTCCGCACTCAACACGGGACCCCCACACCAAGAACAGGGAGAAAGTCTCGACGAAGTTAGTCCGACTAGCGGTGGTTTGTTAGGCCGGGAGGTAGAGGTTAAGAGGTCTGCCGGTGCCGACAGCGTTGATCAGGGCCTGGAGCTCGGTGGGCGGGGGCTTGGCTGTCCACGCTCGCCAGTAGCGTTGCAGCGTGGCCCAGGGCGTCAGCCAGCCACGGACGGCCCGGAGGGCTTGGGGCCAGCAGGCCTGCTGGGTCTGGTGGGACGGCGCAATACCCCCTCTCTGGCCGGCTGGGCACCGGCTCCTCCTCATCCGTGGCAGGCGGGGGCGGGGCAAACCAGGTGTCCCAGCAGAAGCTGAACGCGCAGGTGACGAGGGTCTGGTGGCGGCGGATGGCGGTGTCGGAGCGGACCTGGAAGTCTGCCCAGCCGAGTTCGTCCTTGACCTGCTTGTAGCTCTGCTCGATCCAGTGCCGGATGCCGTAGATTCGCACAATTTCGGCCAGGTCGGCAGCTGGGGCCGGGCTGTCCGCCTCCCGTGGTCCGCCGGGCCGGGGCAGGTCGGTGGCCAGGTACCAGGTGGACTGCGCGGGCAGGGTGGCCGGGTCGGTGGTGGCCACCACCAGGCGCGTGGTGCCATCCGGTCCCCACCAGCCCAGCTGTGCGTCGGCGGCCCACCAGGTAGCGGTGTGCCCGTCACGGAAGGTTCGTGTGACCGTGGTCCAGTTCCCGGGGGCCTCAGGGCCGCCCCAGATAAGGTTGCGGGCGGCATCCACGGGCGTGTACGCCTCGTCACCGTATGACCAGGCTCCCCGGCGGGGCTTGAGTGCCATCACGAACGGCAGTCCTGCGGCGTCCAGTTGCCTGCGGAAGGCGTCCTGGTCGCCGTAAGCGCAGTCGGCGGCGACCGCCCGCAAGGACACCCCCGCCCGGGGGGCATCACGGGCCAGGGCGGCCCCGATCTGCAGTTTCGTGCGGAAGCCGGCGTCGTTCTTCCCTTTCGGGAAGTGGTGGGCGGGGGTGTAGGGGACGGCGTGCAGCGGGTAGTAGACGCGCTCGTCGGCCCAGCAGGTGGTCACCGCGACGACGCCGCGGTCGATCTTCCCGACCGAGCCCAGGTACTGCTTGCCCACGTGGGCGGTGGCAGTGCCGTCCTTGCGGTCTCCGGAATCGTCGATCACCAGCACCCCGCCCGCGTGCGGGGCCGTGGCCGGGTCCGCAAGCAGCAGTTCCACACGCCGGGCGTTGACCTTCTCCAGGTCCCACGTCGACTCGGACAGGAAGAACTGCAGCCGCTGCACCGCCGCATGCTGGGCACCGGCCACAGGCTCCGTCCCGGCCAGGCAGGTCAGCGTCTTGTTGCGGTCCCTCGGCAGCAGTAACCCGGCGAGATACTCGCGGAACCCCCGGCGCTGTGCCAGCGTGGAGAAGAGGTCATCGAAACGCGCGGCATAGGCTTCCAGTGGGCCCGGAGCGGGCGGACACGGCACACGCTTGGTCATCACAGCCCCCGAAGAGTGAGCAAAGCTCCCACTGTCCGGCCTAAAACCACCGCTAGGTCAGCGGTCTGCCAACGACTAACTTCGTTGAGACAGGACAGTCCTTCTTGCCCTCTGACACTGAACCTGGACCGTTTGCCACCGAAGTCGGACAGCCAGAGGGACAACGAGCGTGACGTAGAGTCGTCATACCGCTGGTAGCAGCTGGATTCGTGACAGCTGGACGTAACCCTGTCTGCCTCGCGTGACGTGCTGCACGGCCGATCGAAGGACACGGCCTGTAACCCTCTGACACACTCCCGGTACGGTGCCAGGAGGGGGACTTGCATGGTCATCGTGGGTTTGCTGATCATCGCAGTCGTCGTCTTCGTCGCCCTGGCCTTCGTCTTCCGGTCCCATGACCGGGACTCCGCGGCCACGCTCGTCCAGGGGATCGCCGCGGTCGTCGTTCCCGCCGCCAGCGGGGCGTTATTTCTGACGAACCGCAGGCCCCGGACGGCACACACCGAACTGGCACTGCGTGACTTCGCGGACGAGCTGGCTGAGCGAGTGAAGGCGCAGTGGAGCGCCGCGGCGAGCGAACGGCGGCTGATACATCCGAGCCCCGTGCCGGTGCGCTGGAGGTGGTCGAGTCTCCCCGTATCGGGTCCGGCGACCGATGCGGTGGGCATCGGGACCGGCTCATCGCGGTTTGGGCCCCTGCTGGGGCTGGACCCGATCACCCCGGCGGATCTGGAGTCGGGCGGCGTTCGGGACTTGTTCCGCCTCTATGGTGCGTTGGACTCCGGGCGGATGGTGATCGTCGGAGCAGGCGGTGCGGGCAAGAGCGGCGCCGTCATTAGGTTGCTGCTCGACGCCCTCGCGCATCGCGAGGCGCTCGAAGCCGGCGCGCGCGCGAGAGTTCCCGTACCAGTGCTGCTGACGCTGAGCGGATGGGACCCGCGGAAGCAGCGGCTGCATGACTGGCTCGCCACTCGACTGGCCACGGACTACATGTTCAGGAAGTCCGAAGAACACGCGGGCGGTGTTGTCTCCAGACTCATCGGCGCGGGTCGGGTCGCCGTCTTTCTGGACGGGCTGGACGAGATACCCGAAGCCGTACGCCCCGTGGCTCTGCGGGCGCTGGACGAGCAGGCGAACTTCCGCCTGGTCCTGTTGAGCCGGGTCGGGGAGCTTCTGACGGCCGTTGCCGCGGCGGGACCCCTGTCAGGCTCCGCCGGCCTCGAACTGCTTCCGGTCAGCGCCGAGGACGCGGCGGAGTACCTGACGCGCTGCCAGGCGCAGCCGCCCCCGGACGCCTGGCGCGGTCTGGTGCAGCACATCCGTATGAACCCTTTGGGCGCAGTGGCTCAGGCACTGGACACACCCCTGATGCTCACGCTGATGCGTGACACCTACCGCGCGGATCAGCGCTTCGACCTCGAGCGCTTCGCGGACCGGGCGGCGGTGGAGGACCACCTTCTCGATCGAGTCCTGCCCGCCGCCTATGACGACGACCGGCTGGGTCAGCCGCGCAGTCGCTACAGTCTCGGCCAGGCCGAGCGCTGGCTCGGCGTCATCGCGCACCGGATGAACAGCGAGGGAAGCCGCGACCTCGCCTGGTGGCAGGTCCCCCGGTGGCGGTCGGCCTGGCCGAGAACGGCGGCCAGTTGCCTCTGCCTGGGAGTTCTCGCCGGGGCGGCGGGCTTCTTCTGGGCGGGGCCGGCCGCCGGCCTGATAGCCGGTGCGGTGGTGGGACTTTCCGTGACGATGTCACTCACGTACGGGCGTGCCGGGGACTCCCCCCAGCTGCTGGGCCGTCTGCAGTGGAGGGACTTCGTCGTCCGCGAGAACTTCCTGTTCGGGATCGCCGGCGGTGGAGCGCTTGGACTGGCGTTAGGCGTCGCCCTGCTCCTCGCCCATGGCCGCGTCGTCATGCTTTTCGGCGGCCTGGTGTTCGGCCTCCTCGCCGGTGTGGTGGGCGGATTCGTCACGGGTCTCAGCAACCGCAGCGCCGACAGCCGGACTCCCATCGATCCCGTCTCGTGCTGGAGACAGGACCGCCAGTACACGCTGACGGCCGGAATCGCCGGCGGCCTCGCCGGCAGTCTCATCGGAGGATCATGCCTGGGTCTGCTCGCCGAACTGACGGACCATCGCATCTTCGGACTCATCGACGGATTCCTGTCCGGGATCGCACTGGTGACGGTGGGCGGCCTCCTGCTCAGCCTGGCGCTGAGCCTGGTCGGATCGGTGACCTGGCGCGCGTTCCTCGCGAGCCTCCAGCTGCGCCGGAGGAACGAGGCTCCGGTCCGCCTGGTCAAGTTTCTCTCGGATGCTCGCGAGCGTCACGTCCTGCGCACGGTGGGGCCCGTCTTCCAGTTCCGTCACGCCCGGCTGCAGGATCGTGTGGAGGAGGCGTTCACGGCCGGCAACCGGCCTGGAGCTGACGGTTAGCCCGTCCCGTCCGGGCCGGACGACAAGCGGGCAGCAACGGCCTCAGCGGCGCCAGTCCGTGAGCTTGTTCTTTATCTTCGAGACGCGTGGAGTTCGGCGAGGGTCTCGGCGCGTTTGACGGTCTTGCCGACGTCGTAGCGGGGTGCCCGGTGTTTGTTCTTGGCTCCGGGTGGCCGACCGGGGCCGGTGCCGTTGGGTTTGGGAACACGGGCCGGGCAGAGGATGTGAGCGCGGATGTTCCTGAACCCCCGGCGGACCCGGGCCGGGGTCAGCTGGTTGGGCAAGGCTGGTTTCTCCCAGGGGCGGCGGAGGTCCTGGGCGAGAGGGCGGGCTAGCCTCAGCTGGGCAAGAGCTGCGACAAGGATCCAGATCCAGCGGTCCGCTGCCTCGGGAATGCGGACCTTCGGGGTGGTCCAGCCGAGGGTCTGCTTTACGAAGCGAAATGTGTGCTCCAGATCGAAGCGGCGCAGGAACACCTGCCAGCAACGGTCGACGTCAGCGAGGCTGGCACCGGTCTTCGAGGACCACAGCCACACCGGCGGCGCCTCGCGCTCCTTCGAGAGGTGCTCGACCTTCAGTCGGATCAATGTGCCCTCGACCAGGGGTAGTTCGCCCTGGTGGTCGAGCCAGGCCGAGCGATGAGTCAGGCGCGGGTGGACCCGGTCCCAGGCCTGTGTCTGGGCCTTGCCGTAGTTCGTGGTGTCCGTGATCGTCGTGATCGTAGGCTCCGGCCAGGTGTCCGGCTTGGCGAAGCGGAACTCCTTGCCGTGCTTGGGCGGACGCCCGCCCTTGGGGTCGTAGACCCGCGGCGGCTTCGGCAGCCGCATGACCCGGTCGGAACGGATCGGGCCGACCACCTCGACGGGCAGGTCGCGAAGGACCCAGGCCAGGCGCGTGATGTCGTATCCGGCATCACCGACGATCACAATGTCCGGCTGGCCCGGCGTCCACTGGCCGGCAGCG
It includes:
- a CDS encoding IS701 family transposase — encoded protein: MTKRVPCPPAPGPLEAYAARFDDLFSTLAQRRGFREYLAGLLLPRDRNKTLTCLAGTEPVAGAQHAAVQRLQFFLSESTWDLEKVNARRVELLLADPATAPHAGGVLVIDDSGDRKDGTATAHVGKQYLGSVGKIDRGVVAVTTCWADERVYYPLHAVPYTPAHHFPKGKNDAGFRTKLQIGAALARDAPRAGVSLRAVAADCAYGDQDAFRRQLDAAGLPFVMALKPRRGAWSYGDEAYTPVDAARNLIWGGPEAPGNWTTVTRTFRDGHTATWWAADAQLGWWGPDGTTRLVVATTDPATLPAQSTWYLATDLPRPGGPREADSPAPAADLAEIVRIYGIRHWIEQSYKQVKDELGWADFQVRSDTAIRRHQTLVTCAFSFCWDTWFAPPPPATDEEEPVPSRPERGYCAVPPDPAGLLAPSPPGRPWLADALGHAATLLASVDSQAPAHRAPGPDQRCRHRQTS
- a CDS encoding NF041680 family putative transposase, which encodes MSLLLSGPRREAFAQASRFRGKFYACLTARRDELFELTDAVLCADGPVKSPVDLTLLPEHRRGHGALYGGLNRGRIDVGRLRAVLAGLPLPRFPDGRLVLAVDVSPWLRSDAPCSKDRLFCHVYGRAKSASQFIPGWPYSFVAVLEPGRTSWTTVLDVVRLGPVDDATAVTAAQLRAVVERLVAAGQWTPGQPDIVIVGDAGYDITRLAWVLRDLPVEVVGPIRSDRVMRLPKPPRVYDPKGGRPPKHGKEFRFAKPDTWPEPTITTITDTTNYGKAQTQAWDRVHPRLTHRSAWLDHQGELPLVEGTLIRLKVEHLSKEREAPPVWLWSSKTGASLADVDRCWQVFLRRFDLEHTFRFVKQTLGWTTPKVRIPEAADRWIWILVAALAQLRLARPLAQDLRRPWEKPALPNQLTPARVRRGFRNIRAHILCPARVPKPNGTGPGRPPGAKNKHRAPRYDVGKTVKRAETLAELHASRR